The nucleotide sequence CCGGATCCGCGAGGACGGCATGTCCAAGGAGCCGAGCGCCCCGGACGCGTCTGGGTCTGGTTGACTCAGGCGCCACACCGCCGCCCCACCGACCCGGAGCGCCCGTGTCAACAACCGCGCCCCTGCCGCCGCTGCGCAGCCAGGAGAAGCCGCCCCTCTACCGCGACGTCCGCGTGATCCGCTGGGTGGGGCAGCTGATCGTCCTCGGGTTGATCATCGCCCTGGCCCTCTACCTGTTCGACAACGTGCGGACGAACCTCACGCGGTCGGGCCTGCCGACCGGGTTCGCCTTCCTCGACGGGCGCTTCGGGTCGGCGATCCCCGGGATCGACGGCAGCGCGGCGTTCACGGTCCGCGAGGCGTTCTTCGCCGGCTACCTGAACACCGTCCGGGTGATCCTGTTCGGGATCCCCGGCTGCACGATCATCGGCATCCTGATCGGCGTCGCCCGGCTGTCGGCGAACGGCGCGGTGCGGGCCTTCGGCACCGCCTACGTCGAGATCTTCCGCAACATCCCCGCGCTGGTGTGGATCTTCATCGCCTACTACGCGGTCACCCTCTCGGTCCTCCCGCAGATCACCGAGGCGCCGACGCCGCTCGACGCGTTCGTCATCTCGAACCGCGGCATCGGGATCCCCTGGTTCAACCCGGACGCGAACGGCCTCGCGTTCCTCGGCGCGATCGGGCTCGCCCTGGTCGGCACCGTCCTGGTGGTCACCTGGCGCGGACGCGTGAACGCCCGCACCGGTGCACCGGCCCGCGGCGGGCTGTTCGGCATCATCGCCTTCCTGGTGCTGCTCGCGATCGGCAACTTCGTCGCCGGCAACGCCCTCGCCCTCGACCCGGCCATGGTCGACGGCCGGCAGGTCGGGGGCGGCATGACCGTCGACCCGCGCTACGCCGCGGTCACCGTCGCCCTGACGCTGTACACGGCCTCGCACGTCGCCGAGATCGTCCGCGGCGCGATCCTGGCGATCCACAAGGGCCAGACCGAGGCGGCGAACGCGATCGCGCTGACCACGTTCCAGCGCTACCGGTTCATCATCCTCCCCCAGGCGTTCCGGATCATGATCCCACCCCTCGCGAACCAGTACCTCAACATCACGAAGAACTCGTCGCTGGCGGTGGCGGCCAGCTTCATCGAGATCGCGGCGATCTTCACCCGCATCGTCAACAACGCGGCCCCGGCCGTGCAGGGCGTGGTCGTGCTGATGCTGCTCTACCTCAGCTTCAGCCTGACGATCTCGCTGATCGCGAACGTCATCAACCGCCGTCTGGCCCTGGTGGAGCGGTAGCGATGAGCTCCCTGCGCGCAGAGACCCAGACGCCCGGCAACGAGGACCAGCCGGTCGCGCCCGACGCGCCGCCGCCCCCCGGCAGCGGCGGGGGCCCGGTGACCTTCCTCCGCGAGAACCTGTTCAAGGACGCGAAGAACAGCGTCCTGACGATCCTCTTCGGCCTGTTCCTCGCCTACGTCGCCTACCGGGCGGTCGGGTTCGTCCTGTTCAACGAGAAGGTCGTCGTCGGCGGGGAGACCGTCAGCGGCTGGACCGTCATCCGGGACCGCCTCGAGACCTACATGGTCGGCACGCAGTTCCCGAACGCGGGCATCGGCTACCCGATCCTGTGGATCGCCATCTACACCGTCGCCCTGGCTCTCGGCTTCGGGACCGCGAAGGTGCCCGGCGTGGCCGTGCCCCCGATGCGGACCCGCACCAAGGTCGGGATCATCGCCCCGCCGGTCCTGGCCGTCGCCGTGCTGCTCGGCATGACCGAGACGATCACCCCGACGTTGCTCACCCTCGGGCTGATCGTCCCCTACGTGGTCGGCCAGCAGCTGCCGAGGGTGCTGCCGGACGCGGTGATGGCCCGCAAGGGCCTCATCCTGTCCCTCCTCGGGATCCTCGCGTTCCTCTTCGAGACCGGCTACAACCCGACGAACGTCGACGAGTTCGGCGGCCTGCTGCTCACGATCAACGTCGCGGCGATCTCGATCGTGCTGTGCTTCCCCCTCGGCGTCGTGCTCGCGCTGGTCCGCCGATCGACCTTCACGCTGCTGCGGCCGATCTCGGTCCTGTACATCGAGCTGATCCGCGGCGTCCCGCTGATCACCCTGCTGTTCATGGGCCAGTTCGCGATCGGGTTCTTCCTGCCGCCCAGCGTGGACTCCCCGCCGGACGTGATCCGCGCGATCATCATGTTCACGCTCTTCAGCGCCGCGTACGTCGCCGAGATCGTGCGCGGCGGCCTGCAGTCGGTGCCGAGCGGCCAGACCGAGGCCGGACAGGCCGTCGGCCTCCGGCCCCTGACGATCACCGGCCGCATCGTGCTGCCCCAGGCGCTGCGGAACTCGATCCCCGCCCTGGTCGGGCAGTTCATCAGCCTGCTGAAGGACACGACCCTGCTGGTCATCATCGGCCAGTTCGACCTGCTGGGCGTGTCCGACCCGATCCTCGCCAGCCCGCAGTTCCAGAACCAGGGCTTCGCGCCGGAGGTCTACGCCTTCGTCGCCTTCATGTTCTGGGTGATGTGCTTCTCCATGTCCCGCGCATCGCAACGACTCGAGACCAAGCTTGGAGTTGGAACCCGATGAGAGAGAGCGATCGATGAGCGACGTCGAAGACCTCCGCAAGGGCGCCCTCGAGCCGGGCGGCACCGGCGAGGCCATCATCACGCTGTCCGACGTCGACAAGTTCTACGGCGACTTCCAGGCCCTCCGGGACATCAACCTCGTCGTGGGCCAGCAGGAGGTGGTCGTCGTGATCGGCCCCTCCGGCTCCGGCAAGTCGACGATGATCCGCTGCATCAACCACCTGGAGGAGCACACGAAGGGCACGATCGTCGTCGACGGGATCGAGCTGTCCCAGGACGTCCGCAACATCCAGGAGATCCGCCGGGAGTGCGGCATGGTCTTCCAGTCCTTCAACCTGTTCCCGCACATGACGGTGATGGAGAACATCACCCTCGGGCCCCGGCAGGTCCGCAAGCAGGCGAAGGCGGAGGCGGAGGAGGAGGCCATGCGCCTCCTCACCCTCGTCAAGATCCCCGAGCAGGCCCAGAAGTACCCGGGGCAGCTGTCCGGCGGCCAGCAGCAGCGCGTCGCGATCGCCCGGGCGCTCGCGATGAAGCCGAAGGTGATGCTGTTCGACGAGCCGACGTCGGCGCTCGACCCGGAGATGGTGAAGGAGGTCCTCGACGCGATGCAGGACCTGGCCCAGTCCGGCATGACCATGATCGTGGTGACCCACGAGATGGGCTTCGCCCGGGCCGTCGCCGACCGGGTCGTGTTCATGGCCGACGGCGAGATCGTCGAGGTCGGCACCCCCCAGCACTTCTTCGAGAACCCCACCGAGGAGCGCACCAAGCTGTTCCTGAGCCAGATCCTCTAGCCCGGGCCCCCAGGGGAGGGGGCGGGTCGGCCCGCGCGAGGGGGGTCGTTGGTCCATGCGCCGGCGGGGGAGGGGGCGGACACTCCGAGCACCTGGGTCGATCCACGACCCGCGAGGGCTGAGGAGCAGGACATGGACTTCGATGGGAAGGTCGCCATCGTCACCGGTGCGGCGTCCGGGATCGGCCGGGCCGCGGCCATCCGGCTGGCGGCTGACGGCGCTGCGGTCATCGTCTCGGACGTGGTGGCCGCCGGGGGGAAGGAGACGGCCCGGCTGATCACCGACGCCGGCGGCCTGGCCACCTACGTGCACGCCGACGTCAGCCGCGAGTCGGACGCCGCCGAGCTGGTCGCCGCCGCGAAGGACACCTACGGCGGGCTGGACATCGCCGTCAACAACGCCGGGATCCTCGGCGGGTTCGTGCCGGGAGCGGACATCGCGGTGGCCGACTTCGACCGCATCATCGCCGTCAACGTCCGCGGGGTCTTCCTCGGCATGGTCACCCAGATCCCGGCGATGCGCGAGCGCGGCGGCGGCGCGATCGTGAACGTCGCGTCGGCTGCGGGCGTGCAGGTCCAGCCGCTGGCCGCCGCGTACACCGCGAGCAAGCACGCCGTGGTGGGCCTCACCAAGGGCTTCGCCTGCGACCACGCCGCGGAGGGCATCCGCATCAACGCCGTGGCCCCGGGTGCGGTGGCGACGAACATCGCGTCCCACCTCGACCCGCAGATCCTCGCGGCCATGGGCGACCGGCCCGATCCGAGCCCCCTCGGCCGCGCGGCCCAGCCCGAGGAGCTGGCCAACGCGATCGCCTGGCTCGCCAGCGACGAGGCGTCGTTCCTCATCGGCTCCAACGTGCTGGTGGACGGGGGTCTGACCCTGCGACTCGGCTGAGGTTCGCGTCTACACGTCGTCTGGTGCGCCACGGCAGTGATCCGCACGTCGGTCGGGAGGGTCCCGGACGGCGTGCGGTCGGCCCGGCCCGGCTACCGGACAGCGTGCAGTTGGGCGCGGGCCGATTGCGGGCGGCATGTGGGCACGCTCTGCAGCGGGAGAGAGAAGGCGTCTGCACGTGGCCCGGTTGAGGTAGGGGCGTCTGCACGTGGT is from Euzebya sp. and encodes:
- a CDS encoding SDR family NAD(P)-dependent oxidoreductase; amino-acid sequence: MDFDGKVAIVTGAASGIGRAAAIRLAADGAAVIVSDVVAAGGKETARLITDAGGLATYVHADVSRESDAAELVAAAKDTYGGLDIAVNNAGILGGFVPGADIAVADFDRIIAVNVRGVFLGMVTQIPAMRERGGGAIVNVASAAGVQVQPLAAAYTASKHAVVGLTKGFACDHAAEGIRINAVAPGAVATNIASHLDPQILAAMGDRPDPSPLGRAAQPEELANAIAWLASDEASFLIGSNVLVDGGLTLRLG
- a CDS encoding amino acid ABC transporter permease; the encoded protein is MSTTAPLPPLRSQEKPPLYRDVRVIRWVGQLIVLGLIIALALYLFDNVRTNLTRSGLPTGFAFLDGRFGSAIPGIDGSAAFTVREAFFAGYLNTVRVILFGIPGCTIIGILIGVARLSANGAVRAFGTAYVEIFRNIPALVWIFIAYYAVTLSVLPQITEAPTPLDAFVISNRGIGIPWFNPDANGLAFLGAIGLALVGTVLVVTWRGRVNARTGAPARGGLFGIIAFLVLLAIGNFVAGNALALDPAMVDGRQVGGGMTVDPRYAAVTVALTLYTASHVAEIVRGAILAIHKGQTEAANAIALTTFQRYRFIILPQAFRIMIPPLANQYLNITKNSSLAVAASFIEIAAIFTRIVNNAAPAVQGVVVLMLLYLSFSLTISLIANVINRRLALVER
- a CDS encoding amino acid ABC transporter ATP-binding protein, which encodes MSDVEDLRKGALEPGGTGEAIITLSDVDKFYGDFQALRDINLVVGQQEVVVVIGPSGSGKSTMIRCINHLEEHTKGTIVVDGIELSQDVRNIQEIRRECGMVFQSFNLFPHMTVMENITLGPRQVRKQAKAEAEEEAMRLLTLVKIPEQAQKYPGQLSGGQQQRVAIARALAMKPKVMLFDEPTSALDPEMVKEVLDAMQDLAQSGMTMIVVTHEMGFARAVADRVVFMADGEIVEVGTPQHFFENPTEERTKLFLSQIL
- a CDS encoding amino acid ABC transporter permease, which encodes MSSLRAETQTPGNEDQPVAPDAPPPPGSGGGPVTFLRENLFKDAKNSVLTILFGLFLAYVAYRAVGFVLFNEKVVVGGETVSGWTVIRDRLETYMVGTQFPNAGIGYPILWIAIYTVALALGFGTAKVPGVAVPPMRTRTKVGIIAPPVLAVAVLLGMTETITPTLLTLGLIVPYVVGQQLPRVLPDAVMARKGLILSLLGILAFLFETGYNPTNVDEFGGLLLTINVAAISIVLCFPLGVVLALVRRSTFTLLRPISVLYIELIRGVPLITLLFMGQFAIGFFLPPSVDSPPDVIRAIIMFTLFSAAYVAEIVRGGLQSVPSGQTEAGQAVGLRPLTITGRIVLPQALRNSIPALVGQFISLLKDTTLLVIIGQFDLLGVSDPILASPQFQNQGFAPEVYAFVAFMFWVMCFSMSRASQRLETKLGVGTR